The genomic window GCCGAGTGCGGTGAAAGTCGCACGCTCGGATCTAACTGGGAGGGGCGGACGGTAATACGTCCCCTCGACCCAACCAAACTCGTTATGGAGGTTTCCGCAAGCTAAGTCCTGGTTCAGTCTATCCTACTCTCCAAATGCTGGAGGAAGGTGGTTATTTAACCAGTTCTACTGAAGGTGGAAAGCGTATTTATACGATTACAGACCAAGGTAGGCAATTATTAGCAGAACGCGGTCAACAGCCAACGTCAGACTCTCCTTGGGATGCTTTCAAGAATCCGCAAGAGTTACGGGAGTTGCGTCATGTTGCCACAGAATTAGCCTCTTTGCTGATGCAAGTTGCTCGTAAGGGCAAGACTGAGGAAATTCAGCGAGTCCGCCAACTTTTAGAGCAAGTAAAGCGGGATATTTACCTGATGCTAGCTGAGAGGTAAAGGAAG from Merismopedia glauca CCAP 1448/3 includes these protein-coding regions:
- a CDS encoding PadR family transcriptional regulator, whose protein sequence is MGGADGNTSPRPNQTRYGGFRKLSPGSVYPTLQMLEEGGYLTSSTEGGKRIYTITDQGRQLLAERGQQPTSDSPWDAFKNPQELRELRHVATELASLLMQVARKGKTEEIQRVRQLLEQVKRDIYLMLAER